aaatggccagaaacaaataactttcttctgaaactcatcagtctattcttgttctgagaaatgaaggctattccatgtgagaaattgccaagaaactgagaATCtcttacaacgctgtgtactactcccttcacagaacagcgcaaactgcctTCATTgtctaattgctgcaaataaatcactactaaaagacaccatttaagaagaagagacttgcttgggccaagaaacaggagcaatggacattagaccggtggaaatttgtcttttggtctggagtccaaattgaagatttctggttccaaacgctgtgtctttctgagatgcggtgtgggtgaatggatgatctctgcatgtggcggtgctttactggtgaaactgttggtggtttattttgaattcaaggctcacttaaccagcatggctaccacagcattctgcagcgatacgccagcCCATCTAGTTtgcacttagtcccactatcatttgtttttgaaAACCTTCAAGGCGAGAGAATTTAGTCAGGATGGTGGAGCGGTCTAAGGCGCATCGTTCAGTTCGCAGTCTCCCATGGAGGCGTGGGTTCATATCCCACTTCTGACAGTCATttaacaagcatttcactacactcgcattaacatctgctaaccatgtgtatgtgacaaataacatttgatttgacccaacacacctccaggctgtgtaagggctattttacaaaggagagtgatggagtgcagcatcagatgacctggcctccacaatccctcgACCTCAactaaattgagatggtttaggatgagtgaagaaaagcagccaagtgctcagcatatgttggaaaagcattccaggtgaagctggttgagagaatgccaagagtgtgcaaagctgtcatcaaggcaaagggtggctatttgaagaatctcaaatgtatataatatttttgatttgtttaacactttctttggttactacatgattccatatgtgttatttcatagtttgatgtctttgctattattctacaatgatgaaaaaggtaaaaataaagaaatcttgtgagtaggtgttctaaaacctttgaccggtagtcTGTATATAAAcattctaaaacctttgaccgaTAGTCTGTATATAAACAGTACCAAAGGTTTTGGAATGTTTATATACAGACTACCGGTCAGTCAatttttatgcgcttcagcactcggcggtcccgttctgtgagcttgtgtggcctaccacttcgcggctgagccgttgttgctcctagacgtttccatttcCCAATaacagctctagcaaggcagataTTTTTTTGAAAAGGTGGCAtcatatgacggtgccacgttgaaagtcactgagctcttcatgaAGGCCCTGTGTATGTGTAGACACCTCTAACCTCTTCACATTAGTGGATTTGGccttttcagccacacccattgctgatatAGATATATATCACGTGCACTGTGACTTGGTTTCTGAACTGCCTAGAAGCTGATTTGCCTATCATTTGCTGTGCTCTTGCTGTAATGAATGGCTAGAAGGTGAAATTTGATCCAGTGAAAGTCTCACCTTCCATAGCGGTTGCTTCTGAATCAGCATGTCTCACAAATATTTTTGTTCACTTTTAAACGTTATGTTTTTGACAGGGTCGTCATACGGAGACTAGGGTgtattttacagatgagccctacATGCATCAGACACATAAAATATACGAAATTACAAAACCATATTAACAGACACCATCAGAGGTCTAAATGTCTTGAAACAGTCTTGCGCCACTTGTTCCTCTTAAGCCCCCAGTGCCACATTTTTGGCATGGTAACATGTAATGGCACGGGCACCCTGCGTAAACGCTTTTCCTGCAGGCCGAGGCCAAGGTCCTTTACTCTCTCAACATCAACTCCACTACTCTCCCCTTCTAAAAATAGGTTAGGCATATGCCTTCCTTGCTTCCTATTAGGCAGGTCCTCTTTGAAGCGTCAGGATGGGGATCCATtttcctcccctcatcccctcctttATATCTCCTTTCATCTGCCCCAGACAACACAAGTCCCTGAAATGGAAGCCTTTAATTAGATTGAAAACCTTCAAGGCGAGAGAATTTATATTACAGTGAGCGTATGTAATGACTAATTGAATTTAGCTGTTGAGGCTGTCTGAAAGCATGAGTCTTCCTGACTTGTGCACTGTGACCTTTTGTTTCTGAACCGCCAAGAGGCTAGGAGCTGATTTGCCTGTCATTTGCTGTGCTCTTGCTGTATTGAATGGCTAGGAGTTGAAATAACCTTCCATAGTGGTGGCTTCTGAATCAGCATGTCACAATTAGATGAGGTCATTTTAGGGACTTAATACTAATGCAACATGTAGAATGCATGGGAAGAAAGTCTCCCTCAAATTACATTTTTAGAAGATGTGTAATGAATACAATTTGATGAAATCTAGCCCCCGGCTAGATGACCTATGATGGTGAATATTGTAATACTGCTCCTGTAATAaaactgctctctctcccttcagatTGTATGCCCTCTTCCTGTGACGGTGCCTGCTGTCTCGCACAGAGAGAATGAGTAACGTGGTGCACAGCAGATGCCCAGCCTAGACGCCGCCGATATGCTTCCCTCCGGCCCGTGATGGACCGAGACACCTTCTCCCACATCCGACTGTGGTGCCCACGCCCCTTTGGCACCTACTCCCAGAACAAGCCCAGAGGTACAGGGGGCAGTGGGGCAGCCCCCTTCCTCTGCAAGGCTGACACTGCGGGGCGCACGTCGCTGGAGGTCGGGGGAAGCGTGGatggccaggaggaggaggaggatgccgGCTCCGAGAACAGTCCCCCAGACGCCGACCCGGCCTCGGCACTGCAggctccctccacccctcccggCGCCACTCagatggaggatgggagggtgctGCTGGACACCTGGTACGTCATCAAGCCGGGCAACACCAAGGAGAAGATTGCCTTCTTCGTGGCCCACCAGTTCAGTGGGGTGGGCCTGCCTCGACCCAGCGCCATAAAGGTGAAAGGGAACTGGGCCACGGACTGCACTAAGGCCAAGCGTAGGCGGCGCTGCTCCTCCTATGACCCCCCCGCCCGGGCCCAGACCAACATTATCCCCGCCACCCCGCCCCCAGAAGCCTCCACCCCAGAGGCCATCCCGGGAGTGAGCGAGCCTGACCTGCTGTCCGTTGCTGAGATGGTGGCCCTGGTAGAGCAGCGTACAGCCATGGCCTTGCAGGGCATGGTGACCCAGGAACAGACTGCCACAGAACACCCCGGACACACGCTCCTGCAGGGCACAGTCTCCGACCCCAGCCCCATGGTGTTCCTGTCAGAGAGCCCTGACCCCCCACGCGGTGTCCtggaggaggagcagcaggagtCGTGGCGTGTGGCTAAGGCCATAGCCCACTTTGAGTCCCAACATCAGCTCCTGGAGAACAACACACTGAGGCCCGTGTCGGGCCTGGACTCCCCCAGGGAGAGGGAGCGGAGCGGGGACTCTGGGCCCACCCACGGCCGAGGTGAAGTGAGGATTGCCTTCCGGGTATCCAGCCTAGATCCTGGCTCACAGTCAGAGCCCGCAGGCCGGCCCCGCTGCATGTTCATGAgctgtgggggaggagggggccaGGCGGGGGCCCGAGCCAACGAGAAGATCACCTGTGATCTTTACCAGCTGGTCAGCCCCACGTCACGGGACCCCAGCCTCCTGCTGTCCGGCTCTCCAAAAGCTGACCCCCATGGGGAGAGCCATACAGACCGGCCAGCCTCCAGCAGCCCGGACCCCAGCCTGGAGCTCGGCTCTGGGGAGAAGAAGTCTGTGGCCCGGGAGAGGGTGACTGGCTTCCACGTAGAGGTGGTTGTCACGGGTGCTGTAGACCAATGTGTGTTCTATGGCAAGGACAGCACAGAGAATGTGCAAGAGGAGACAGTGTGTTTCGCCATGCCCAGTGGGGTCAGCCCTGCCGACGGCTCAGAGGACCCCCCTCCAGGCCAGCTGTTCTTCCTGCAGCCCCAGAGAGGGTCTGACGAGGACAGTGGCACCGGCAGCAGCAGTGGAATGTGCTCTTTGGACTGCACCAATAACAACAATCCTGCTGGGGATGCTGCTGACCGGCCGGACTCCCCCCTGGCCGGCGTGGAGGACTGCTCGGACCCCTCTCTGTGCCGTCTCTACCGCCACGTCTCTCACGACTTCCTGGAGATCCGCTTCCAGATCCAGCGGCTGCTGGAGCCTCGTCAGTACATGCTGCTACTGCCCGACCACATCATGGTCAACATCTTCAGCTACCTGCCCACCCGCTCGCTGGCCGCCCTCAAGTGCACCTGCTACGACTTCAAGGTTCTGATTGAGATGTACGGTGTGCCTGCCACCGACTCGCGCTGGAACCAGGACCCGCTGTACCGCGACGACCCCTGCAAGCAGTGCAAGCGGCAGTACGAACGGGGCGACGTGTCTCTCTGTCGCTGGCACCCCAAACCTTACCACCACGACCTGCCTTATGGACGCTCCTATTGGATGTGCTGCCGGCGCACGGACAAGGACACACCAGGCTGCCGTGTGGGGCTGCATGATAACAACTGGGTACTGCAGCCCTGCGAGCTGGTGCAGACCCGCGCTAAGAGGGAGGACGGGAGGTAAAGGGGCCCTCCCCAGCACCCCTCTTACTCCCTCTAGACCCCACTGCCCCCTGGTGCTAAACTaaagaccagggttgggggttctctcctgtgttgtcagctctctctctgctcgtTATCACCTTGTTCTGAGTTCTTAGCAGTTGACTAGCTCCCTACTCGGATGTTAGTACATGTGAAAACTGGACTCATGATGAGTGGGCCCAATTTGGTGGTATGGTGCTGCATGGGGACTGATGCTCAACGTTTCTGCCTATTGGTCAACTGACAGTCGTGTCCTAGCCATGCTGTCAATGCTAGAGCTGACCTCAACTTTACTGACCAGAGGGCCAGCCACTGAaagtttaaaggtccaatgcagctgtttttatctcaatatcaaatcatttctaggTAACAATTAGGTACCTTACTGTAATTGTGTTCAATTAAACTGGtcaaaatgaaacaaaaatataatcttggtaaagagcaatttctcaagcaacaaTTTTTGATAGGATTGTATGGGACTGTTCTGCTCGGgaggggaaaactagctgttattggcagagaggtttagaactctttcttattggtctgttaACAAATTTACTACCCGTTGTCACCGGGCAGGCCAAAATCCATCCCACGAAAATGGGCTGAAATTTCAGACTGTGTTTTTAAACCGCTCTTGCACTAAAAGGGCATTTTCACAATTGCACAGTATAATTGCAACCGCATAttgtgaaaatgtatgtaaaacagTCCAATCacatttgactgcactgggccttttaaTGAATGAGACTAACAATGTGGGGCAAGAGAGGGCAATTTGATGTCACTTTGTACGAGTTTTGACTGCTTGTTATCaattattttagttttttggTGTGTGAGCGAATGTTTGCTgttatttcctgtttttttttaggactgttctccctccacctcttatTTTTTTAGCCCCTCCCCACTAACCCCCAGTCCCAACCTGCTAGTCGGCAGAGGGCAGTCTTTGCCAAAGCCGTCGTTTGCGTCAATGCGGGTGAAAAGAAACACGGACCATAGAGCTCTCTACACCAGCTTCCAGCCTTAACCACACTGGTCCTGCTCACAATCCCTACATCTGCAAAACCTTGACAAATACAGTATAGAGAACTTTGTTCACTTGACCCCTCTGACTGGGTAGGGGAGGCCACTGTAGGTTTCAGTTGTACAATGCTAATGGGAATGTGCTTCTCAAATAAACAGAAATGATTAAAACTGGAATTTGACCCTTGACATTTCCTTCTGCATGATGACCTGTGTTGGTAACATGTTTATTTTGATAGAGAAGTTGCTACAGGGTGGAAAACAGTCCTCAGGGGCCAGATTGTTGTTcttctttttctccatctctagcaaacacagctgatttaatcaaattgcattctaaactgaagatcatgattaggtgattattggagtcaggtgtacTAGCTGGGGCAAAActtacaccaatcaggccccggGGGACTGAAATTGCCCACCCCTGGTGTAGGGGTTTTTGAACATGTATTGATTTACTTTTGCAAACCATTTGTCCTCCACGTGACTAGTTGACGCTTGATATATGCAATGGCCACTAGAGGGGAGAGATGTGCTAATGTTCAGGTTTAGCACAGGAGTGTGGATTATTTGTTATACCCAATTTCATAATGATGATATTACAAGAAAGGGGCTACACAGAACTACTTTATTTTTCATGAATAGATGTGTGTGTCCCCATCGAATGACATACTAGATTCTGAATTAAACAAAGTGTGAGAATGACCGAAAGTGCACTTCATCAATGGTCACTAGCCCCCTCATGCATAGTAACCCCAGAGGAAGACTGCCACAGCCATCATAACCAGGGCATTAGCATCAACAACATGCTTCCAGAAGGGCTCCTCACTGATGTCAGGCAGCTCTTTGGATGCCTCAGTAACCTCCTCCTCTGTGAGCTCTGGGACCTGAGCGCCACTGACGCCACAGAACCAGCCAATGAGACGACAGATACCTGATTTGGGTTCTTCAGCATCCACtaacaaaggaaataaaacaaGATGATGGGCTTGTTAGACATTGCAGGTGCGTCAAGACAATCTACAAATCCCCTCACATAATAAATAAACTAATCGTAGATCAGTCAGTCCCAATTTACCCACAACGCATCATGGATTTGATCTGCACGACTGTAGTGGTGGGGGGAGTTGACACTGAAGTGGAAGTATGTTCTCTCATACCTGGGCTGTCTTCAGACTTGTCTCTGCTTTTCTCCTCTGCCTCCCTGCGTGCTATCCTCCCCTTCACTTCCTGCTTCCAGTCAaggtcatccctctcttccttgGAGTGGCGGAGGCTGAACACAAGACGGTGGAGCTAGGAGAAGAGCAGTTCTATCAGAAATCACTCACAGAGCATTACATGAGTAGATGCATACTACCATAGGTTTATTCATCCTGAGTTTATAGTAAATTGCATTAATATCTAATGGATGCAGGCATTTGATAAAACAGAATGTTGAGGCGCACTATTCTGCCAACGAGCACTCACATGTATGTCGTCTATGGCCGGTGTACAGTAGCTGACAAGCAGCACCAGGATGGAGGTGCAGAAGAAGAGCAGCACAGCGAAGTAGAGGTAATGGACCCCACACACCAGAGTGGGGCAGTCTGAGGGGAACAGGCAGCTGCCTGAGCCAAACCAAAACTCTGGCCCCATACGGCACAGCCCCATAGCTAGGCCCCCCATCAGGCCCCAAAAAGCCCCCTGAAAGAAATAAAAATGTAGTACCAAAGTAAACAGAAGGGAAAGTTCATCCAGTGGTATATGTCTGtattcacaaagagtctcagTGTAAGAGTGCTGATGTAGAATCAGTTTGGCATTTCAGATCACATTGAATAAGGTTATATGAACGGGGGGAGGGCCTGATCCTAGATCGGCAGTCCTACCTTGAGATGCCTTGTGAATACGGGCCCAGATGTCTCTCTCACATTCATAGGTTACATTGCCAATGctttccctatgtctctctcaaCTATGTCCTCTCACAACAATGTaactagaacacaacacaccCTCTGACCTCACCTGCTCATTGACCCTCTTCACAAACACAGCCAGGAAGAAGACTGAGGCGATAGGCGGGGCCAGGTAGCTGGTCACTGATTGGATGTAGTCAAACAGCTGACCGCTCTGGGCCGCCTGGACCACAGGGATCCAGCAGATACTGATGGCTACGATGACGAGGACCCACActctgagagggagagacggagtcAGTGAGAGGCAGACATTTTATTGGAACATACGTTATATTGACCAACTCCAGCTAATGGTCTGGGACAGCTGAACTTTTCTACCTAAACCAAGTTTTTCTATGTAAACCAAGTGAAAAAAGGCCCAGACCTGCCAACGACCATGAGCTCGCTCTCTCTGGCCTGCGGTCTGAAGCGGGTCCAGATGTCCATGGTGAACAGGGTGCTGCTGCTGTTGAAGATAGAAGCCAGGGAGCTCATCAGGGCCGCCAGCATGACCGCCAGCATCAGGCCCCTCAGACCtgggggggagacggggggagaggagaggagacgggggagagagacaaattgtgtgtgtaaaaaaaaagaaatgtaatACGATAAAAGTGTCACTCAGATCTGAGCGACTAGTTCAGCAGAGGAAAGAGACTTCTCACCATTGGGCATGACAGAGACCACCAGTTTGGGGTAGGCGATGTTGGAGCAGCCCACCTCCGTCCCACACACTTGCTTACACACCTCTGGCACCACACAACCCACCTCATCTGtcaacagagagaagacaggctgttACCATGGAGCCCATAATGACAGGAGGAAAAAAGAgggaacaccacacacacatattcaggGTAAAAGAGGTGTAACAAACTGTCTTTTACAGAGTCCTTTGCTGCGTGCTCGTTTCCCTGTTCATGAAACTCTCCACTCAACTCTGTGTCAATCCTATGATGGCATATTTTTGGGAACTCACTTGGGAAGAGCACGCGGCTGATCATTCCGGGGAACACCATAAGGAACATGGGGAGCAGTTTCAGGTATCCACACATGATGCAGCCCGCCTTTACATGGGTCAGACTGCGTGCCGCCAGGCAGCGCTGCACAATcacctatacacacagacatgggggaagATACCAGATCAACTCAACCAACGATTTAATCTTCCCATTTGATCCATGTTGTTTCACATCCATCAAATTTAAGTATCTCTCACCATAGCAACAGAATGAGCAGAGGGGACATCAGCATTATGTCAAATTAGATCCAGTCAGCAATGTGCAGTTTTGAATGGGTCATCTACACTAAATGCACTATGAAATAAACCCACATATGAATTCCATCCACTGTGTTCCTATGAGCTTATTTACCTGGTCGGTGCACCAATACCAGCCACCCACGATGGCGATGCCAAAAAGGACCCCCGGCCAGGGCAGGTCCCCGGTCACGGGGTCCCTGAGCAGCTGGAAGGCGTCGTCTCGGGGCGTGAAGCACTGGGGGGAGATGTTGTAGCGCTGGGGCTCCAGGGACTGGTACGTGGAGGGCAGTGCTAACTTGTACTTCTCCAGCAGAGCATTGTAGCCCCCCACCTCAAAAAAGGCTGAGGAAAAGGATGAGAAAGgaagagggacacacacacacacaatgtcacaTAGGGAGCAGAGGTCAAGAGGAGTGGACTGGGAGGTCTATAGTGGGTCTACAGTGAGGCTGGGTCAAGGAAGTGGTTTACTAAAGGTGGGggtggatgagagagggaggttggaTGAAGGAGTGACTGAGTGGTGCACTAACAGATTCACTAGACACGTCAGCTAATTGAACATAACCAGTTGAGTCATGAGTTAgaaacatttattaaagtgtcacTTCACAATGATACAATAGATGACAAtacaaaatacacattttttttttacacattgtgGACCGCTGAAATAATGTTTTGAGACACTAAATGCAGTCATAATCAAAACATGGTACAGTATTTCATTTGTAGGTACAGTACCCATAATACATGACATCATCTGTACATCATTGGTATCAGTTAGTacacggtgcattcagaaagtattcagaacctttccccttttccacattttgtaaagttacagccttattctaaaatgaattaaatcaaatattttcctcatcaatctgcacacaataccccataatgacaaagcgaaaacatttttgcaaatgtattaaataaaaaacagaaataccttatttacataagtattcagaccctttgtccgtagagttccgagacaggattgtgtcgaggcacagatctggggaactgtactaaaacatttttgcagcattgaaggtccccaagaacctgagccaatcctcagtaaaaggcacatgacagctcgctgtttgccaaaaggcacctaaaggactctcagaccatgagaaacaagattctctggtctgataaagccaagattgaactctttggccggaatgccaagcatcatgtctggagtaaacctggcaccatccctatggtgaagcatggtggtaacagcattatgctgtggggatgtttttcagcagcagggactgggagactagtcatgatcgagTGAAAGATGAACGAACAAAGTACAAacggatccttgatgaaaacctgttccagagcactcaggacctcagactggggtggaggttcaacttccaaaaagacaacaaccctaagcacacagccaagacaacgcaggagtggctttgggacaggtCTCGgactgtccttgagtggcccagacagagcccggacttgaacctgatcgaacatctctggagagacctgaaaatagctgtgcagcgacgctccccatccaacctgacagagctcgagaggatttgcagagaagaatgggagaaactccccaaatacaggtgtgccaaacttgtagcgtcatacccaagaagactcacggctgtaatcgctttcaaatgtgcttcaacaaagtactgaggaaagggtctgaatacttatgtaaatgtgggggaaactatttaatcaattttagaaaaaggctgtaacgttacaaaatgtggacaaagtcaaggggtctgatactttcagaatgcactgtatatacacatgaaTGCATAAACAAAAACTTCTCCATTTCTTGTTACTCCGTCATGTGTTGAGTAACAAGTGGAGTCAACAAGATGGAATGTGTGGCACTCTGGACACAGGACTCTGAACTTACCGAAACCTGTGAGGCTGAAGGCGCCAGCGATGATGACAAACGTCTGGACGGTGTCTGTGTACATCAGAGCAGCTAGGCCCCCTAGCGACACAGATTAATACGTTTGAAAGTTTCAATGTCTAGTACAGGGAAATGCCTTTCTTGACAACTCAAAACACAACAATGCAATgatcaataacaatgtattactagaagaaaaaaaacacaagaaagtaGAATAAGAAATATGAAATTCACAATAAAGTAAATAAGTAAGCATACGTTCCAATACCATCTTTacatgtacagggatactggagtgatagaggtagatgtgtatagAGGTAAGGTGACTAGACAACAATAACCCAGTTAATGAACAAACCACTGAGGTCATCTAggacagtgtttcccaaactcggagttgggaaacactcctctaggatacacacacacaatacaatgaTTATCTATTCACCTCTAGGTGACCCTACAACCTCTTTGGGTTGAGGGTAACAGACAAAATGCCTGAGGCCCTGTTTTTTCCCTATGGGTCATCTTTTCCAAACATGCCCTCTCTTTAATCGCGGACAGCCTTTTCTTCTCCTTTCATTTTTcacatgtccaattctcccttggGCGTCCATTCATGTCTATCCTGTATCAATTCactgtcaagtgtcttatctACTTTAAGAGTTATCTGTGCTGCTTTGTATGTTCTTAATTGTAGATATATTTATCTATTTAAACAGTGacccttttctctcctttcttattTCACAGACACTAGTCAATGCTCCTATTTCGGTGTCACCCCTATCTTGCTTATTTCCTggcccccttctcctctctgctctcaaaCCTTCAAGGTCTCAGCAGTGCGGGGAGGACTCCTCTGTCTGCCCTTTTTCCTATCTTTTTCCTATCTTTTTCCTATCTTTTTCCTATCTGTCTGTAGCTCTTTATTAACAAAGTGTCTCACTGTTTGGCTTTATCTGAACTCATggatttttttgggaaaaaaacaTGTCTATGGTGTCAATTTCTAAAGTCCTTACATAGGTTGATTAAGGTTATCTTGATCCTATCAATGATCCTGAATCACCACAGATGTCATATATCCCTGTCCACTTTATACTATTTAAATACAAATCTTCTAGTATTCAAATGAAGCCAAAACGAATGCTAACCATATCATGTGCTTTCTGTACTAATGAAATCTCTCCCTTCTAGAGTccactgtattttatctaacaataACATGGGTTAACCTTAAAATCAGTCACATCAATCATTTAATATATGTTGCATAGTGTggaatacattatttacagtaatttaccatccctaAGAACTGCAACTTATTTATTTTCACTAATCATTTTAATGCTTATATAATCACTATttatctggggcggcagggtagcctagtgattagagcgttggactagtaactgaaaggttactagtccaaatccccgagctgacaaggtacgaatctgtcgttctgcccctgaacaggcagttaacccactgttcctaggccgtcattgaaaataagaatttgttcttaactgacttgcctggttaaataaagggtctATCTCAATGTATTTTCCTGCCCTATTTGCTTAAAATATGTCCTGTCCAAACCGCAATGTGATTGAATGTAATGAAAGCATTCTGTGCATCATTTGATCAAACAGATGTCACCTGTGACTGTGTACAGAGCTGTGATGGAGAGGAGGGCTATCACAGCCACATAGATGTTCCAGCCTAGAGCCTGCTGTATGAACACAGCCCCAGAGAACAtgtccacctggagagagagagatgaggagacagtCAGACTGGTCCACGGCTATGTTTATACCTCAATAAAACATACAGAACTCGGGAGTCATAGCAATACCACAGATACAATCAATATTGAAGAAAATGTCATGATAAAGGACTGTGGGGGACGTTCATAGCATGTTACAAACAGTGCCCCATAGTGCTGTCctagaccagggctctccaaccttgttcctggagagccaccctcctttgggttttcgctccaaccccagttgtaactaacctgattcagtttatcaaccagctaatcaTTAGAATCAGTTGTGCTAGATTAGGTTTGGAGCGAAAatctacaggacggtagctctccacgAACAGGGTTGGGGAGCCCTGTCCTAGACTCACAGAGATTTTGGTGAAGATGTAGAGGAACAGAGAAATGACGGAGAGGTACAGACTGATCCTGGTTCCCCCAAACCTCTTCTTCAGGTACTGAGGCATTGTAATTACCTAAGCAACGGGAAATGCATACATTTCAGACAAATGGACACAAATCTCTGCAGTATGCCATGTTAGTTGGCATATAATGGTCTTGTGTAACTTACCCCCGCTGTGAGGTAAACGGGGACAAACAGCCAGCCCAATAGGAGCACGATAAACAAGGCCTGGGTAGAGAAAGAGGGCTCCAATTTCAGAAGAATCTTAATTTCCTGATCGGTACAAAGTATTGTCACTGTGTATTGTACTCAAAACTCTGTAATAACATGTCATAACTTATTTTAAGGGGGCAAATTATACTTACATTCCACTCAAAACCCCCCACAGCAATTCCACTGGCTGCTCCGGTACCAGCAAGGCCCACAAAGTGACCACTACCAATATTACTGGCAAACAGTGATGCTccaacctagagagagagagagagagagagagacacaggggagaacTGTTCAAGGagaaacacatcctcatgatGTGGCATGTGACACTTTGCTTCTGGAAAATcttatatcttgaaaacttgactttTGACATGAAACACATATTGGGACT
This genomic interval from Oncorhynchus clarkii lewisi isolate Uvic-CL-2024 chromosome 27, UVic_Ocla_1.0, whole genome shotgun sequence contains the following:
- the LOC139385452 gene encoding F-box only protein 46-like, with product MDRDTFSHIRLWCPRPFGTYSQNKPRGTGGSGAAPFLCKADTAGRTSLEVGGSVDGQEEEEDAGSENSPPDADPASALQAPSTPPGATQMEDGRVLLDTWYVIKPGNTKEKIAFFVAHQFSGVGLPRPSAIKVKGNWATDCTKAKRRRRCSSYDPPARAQTNIIPATPPPEASTPEAIPGVSEPDLLSVAEMVALVEQRTAMALQGMVTQEQTATEHPGHTLLQGTVSDPSPMVFLSESPDPPRGVLEEEQQESWRVAKAIAHFESQHQLLENNTLRPVSGLDSPRERERSGDSGPTHGRGEVRIAFRVSSLDPGSQSEPAGRPRCMFMSCGGGGGQAGARANEKITCDLYQLVSPTSRDPSLLLSGSPKADPHGESHTDRPASSSPDPSLELGSGEKKSVARERVTGFHVEVVVTGAVDQCVFYGKDSTENVQEETVCFAMPSGVSPADGSEDPPPGQLFFLQPQRGSDEDSGTGSSSGMCSLDCTNNNNPAGDAADRPDSPLAGVEDCSDPSLCRLYRHVSHDFLEIRFQIQRLLEPRQYMLLLPDHIMVNIFSYLPTRSLAALKCTCYDFKVLIEMYGVPATDSRWNQDPLYRDDPCKQCKRQYERGDVSLCRWHPKPYHHDLPYGRSYWMCCRRTDKDTPGCRVGLHDNNWVLQPCELVQTRAKREDGR
- the LOC139385454 gene encoding sodium/glucose cotransporter 2; protein product: MENHTSETTPATRTINNLADILVIIGYFILVIGVGVWSMFRTNRGTVGGYFLAGRTMTWWPVGASLFASNIGSGHFVGLAGTGAASGIAVGGFEWNALFIVLLLGWLFVPVYLTAGVITMPQYLKKRFGGTRISLYLSVISLFLYIFTKISVDMFSGAVFIQQALGWNIYVAVIALLSITALYTVTGGLAALMYTDTVQTFVIIAGAFSLTGFAFFEVGGYNALLEKYKLALPSTYQSLEPQRYNISPQCFTPRDDAFQLLRDPVTGDLPWPGVLFGIAIVGGWYWCTDQVIVQRCLAARSLTHVKAGCIMCGYLKLLPMFLMVFPGMISRVLFPNEVGCVVPEVCKQVCGTEVGCSNIAYPKLVVSVMPNGLRGLMLAVMLAALMSSLASIFNSSSTLFTMDIWTRFRPQARESELMVVGRVWVLVIVAISICWIPVVQAAQSGQLFDYIQSVTSYLAPPIASVFFLAVFVKRVNEQGAFWGLMGGLAMGLCRMGPEFWFGSGSCLFPSDCPTLVCGVHYLYFAVLLFFCTSILVLLVSYCTPAIDDIHLHRLVFSLRHSKEERDDLDWKQEVKGRIARREAEEKSRDKSEDSPVDAEEPKSGICRLIGWFCGVSGAQVPELTEEEVTEASKELPDISEEPFWKHVVDANALVMMAVAVFLWGYYA